TGTTATATGTTCTTCAGATATTAGTCTCAATATGACTGAGGACTTTGACCGTTCAGTCTCTTCGTTAATAATTTCTGCATCCCTTATGGTTTCAAGTATCCTGTCCAAAGTTTCTTTTTTCTGACTCTGTAGGAATTTGGATTCTCGAATAAGTTCAAACACACCGTCATGAATGAATACACTGGGACGATTCTCGAATAAATATTGAAGAAACACCATAGCTTTCAAGTATGGATCTTGATATTGAATTTCTCCATTCCTAATCATTTCTTCCAAGTGATGTTTCCAAGCATATTTCCCTATGATTTTTAGCTTCCTCTGCTCTTCCTCTGTATTTAGAGTTGTCTTTAGTGAATTAATGTCACCAAACATTTTTCCTAAAAAATCATTGGGAAAGTCGCCACTACCGACCTCGTTGTTTTTTAAGTATGCATCCATGAAACCATATAGTTTCAATAGATAGGATGGAAATCTCAATTCTTCCCAATGTCCTTTACGTTGCACGAGGATATTTTGCAACATACAGGAGTAGATGGCTTTCTCTTTCTCATCCTCTTTATCAATAATAGCAATATAGATAATGTAAAAAACCAATGTGTTCCACACGCATGGGGAAAGTTTCTCGTTTTCATCAATTAGTTCCCATATATGGCTTTTTAACAGGTCTGGACAACTGTTTTTTGTGTAGTTCATAGCCAAATCTGCAAAAACATCAAAGTTCAATTTTTCATCAATAAAATTTCTACATCTTTCTTCCATCACTAAAGTAAAACTCTTATTATAAGGTATAATGAGTCCACTTTGCATGAGAAGTTCGTTTAATACGTTCTCTTCATTTATTTCATTTTGTTCCATAACTCTATCCATTTATTGTCTTCATTAATCTTTTTCAGAAAGTTCACATTGTTCGTATGGGATGTTTGTGTTTCATCGAAAAAGCCGTGATAAACACTATTGATGATACGTTTGGTGTCAAGTCTGCTCACAAATTTTACACGTATATCCCTTATAGTTACGCCATCAGGCAGTTTTGGCAGTACGGGAGCTGGAGCATTTTCCCAACGGGATGGATTAGCGTTTATTTCTATATCAAACTCTTTGGACGCTTTCTTATCATCTTCAAACTTCTTCGTTGCGTCATTCCAGCGGTTTACTCTGAGATTCATATGCAGAAAATCTCTTCCATCCATATTTTTATTGATAGATAATTCTACAATGTTGAAAACAGGGCAATATTGACAATCTTTTTTGTCTAATGCGCCTGGAGGCTGCATGGCTCCAGAGAATACCCTAACAGTACTTTTATCAGCATTTTGGAAAGCATTAGAAATATGTACATGCCCATAAAACTGTAGTTGGAAAAACTTATCAAATTCTTCCTCAATCTTACTTCCGTTAGCCAAGTACTTGGTTGGATGATGCATCATTGAAATATAGATGTGTTTCCCTTTTTTCTTATGAAAACCATTGTAAGCGAACTTGGGCAAAAACATCTTATGGCCATTTCTCTTTGTTTCCCAATCGTCCCAATCATATTGGTCACAACTCAAAGAGGTGTTAAAGCCGTACAAGTGAACTTGATAACCGTCTAAGTTGTCGGATATTATAGCCTCCCAATACGTGTGGTCGTTGTCTGCGTCTATTTCCTTGCGTTCGATACATTTGTCCATCATCATTTCCACACTATCATAACCCGCGCTGAAATCACGATACTCTTTAAAAGGAACGAATAGATCGCGAAATGTTTCAATATCCCCTTTCATCAGATCATAGAACATTTTGTCATTGGCTGATTCGCACGCCAATCCCGATTGGATAAGATTTCTTAATGCAGGTTTTCCTGCATTCCTTTGTTTGTCATGGTTGCCAGGAACAACATACACCTCCGACTTTTTAAGTTTGATTTTAGTGCAAATATTTTCAATGTAAGTTTGAGCTTTTGTATACTGATCTTTTTCACCACTAAAAGCTATATCTCCGCAGATTAACAAATGGTCAAAGTTCCCATTCCCATTCTTGCAAAAACTTTCTATATCTTCCAAAAACTCACGACGCATCAAACTGTAATCGTCTATTGCATCGGGAATGGATAACCAGTGAATATCGGAAATTTGTAAAATTTGTATTTTCCCCATATATTCCTCAACTAAAATTATTTCAAACCTGCCCTAAATAACGGTCGTAAGTTCGATAAAATTAAATTAAAAATAGAAGTTGGTAAACAACAAAATTTGTTGTATCATTATAGTATGAATTACAAATACAAACAAGCAACACATAGCTATATAAACCAATGGCAAAGTTACAAAAAATCTCTGGAATAACCTCGAAAAACGGGTGAAATGACGCTAAACGACTTAATATCAGAGTTGTTACGGTGTCAAATGATGACAAGCCGAAAAAGCGGAAAACGCAAAGAAAAGCGGATTTAAGAAGAAGAATGGTTTGCAAATCATTACCCGTGAAAGAGTAAGATTTAACATATGGGAGATGCTATTGCACCGTTTGTCACCGATTTGCATATCAAGGTCTAACTCGTTGATATTTAACTTTGCAAACAAAAAAAACGAGTATGGCAAGAAGTACATTCAAAGTGCTGTTCTACGTGAACGGCAGCAAGGAGAAAGACGGTATTGTCCCCATCATGGGACGAGTGACAATCAACGGTACTGTGGCGCAGTTCAGCTGCAAGCAGACCATCCCGAAAACCCTTTGGGATGCGAAAGGCAACCGAGCCAAAGGCAAGAGTGCCGAAGCACGGAACGTCAATCTGGCATTGGACAACATCAAGGCGCAAATCATCAAGCACTATCAGCGCATATCCGACCGAGAGGCATACGTAACGGCTGAAATGGTGCGCAATGCCTACCAAGGGGTAGGAAGCGAGTATGAGACACTGATAAAGGCTTTTGACAAGGATTGCGCCAACTTCCTGAAACGTGTCGGTAAAGACCGCAGCATCGGCACGTACAAGGTCATGGTAAGGGCAAGGAACTATGTCGCAGCCTTTATCAAGTCATTCTACAGACGGACGGACATGTCCATGCTGGAACTTACACCCGACTTCATCAAGGAGTTTGCGGCTTATCTTACGGCTGAACGGGGACTGAAAAACGCCACCATCTGGCTGAACTGCATGTGGCTGAAAGGGGTGGTCATGCGTGCGCACTATAACGGACTGATACCGAGAAATCCGTTTGCGCAGTTCCATATCAGCCCGAATGTTAAGGAACGGGAGTATCTGACAGAGGACGAAATCAAAAGAATCATGGCGCACGAGTTTGACAACCCCACCCTCGCATTGGTGCGGGATCTGTTTATTTTCGCCTGTTTCACCGCCTTGTCTTTCGTGGATATGAAAGAACTCACAACGGATGAAATAGTGGAGGTGAATGGTGAGAAATGGATATTGTCGAAACGGCACAAGACAAATGTCCCGTTCCAAGTGAAGCTGCTGGATATTCCCTTGCAGATAATCGAACGGTACAAGTATCTGTCGGAAGACAAGCTGGTTTTCGGGAAAATCAACTATTGGACGATGTGCAAACAGCTGAAAAAGGTAATGGCGGAATGCGGAATAGAGAAGCAAATCTCCTACCATTGCGCTCGTCATACGTTTGGAACACTGGCTCTTAGCAAGGGGATGCCCATTGAAAGCGTGAGCCGTGTTCTGGGACACACGAACATTGTCACGACTCAAATCTATGCGAAGATAACCACGCAGAAACTTGACAATGACCTGACGATGTTCGGCAACAAGCTGAACGCATCGTTCGGAAGTGTAACCCCATAACCAAGCATAGCCATGAAACGAAGCATCATAACAACAGACGGTAACGGCAACATCATCATGCCGACCGACATTAGCGCAACCGCCATGAGCGAATGGGAACTTTGCGACCTGTTCGGAGTAACCGCCCCGACATTCCGTGCAGGGCTGAAGGCTCTTTGCAAGAGCGGAGTTTTAAGGGAATACGGGATAAGGCGAAGCATACGGGTATCCGATAATTGCTGTATGGAGGTTTACAACCTTGAAGCGATAGTTACCCTCGCTTTCCATATCGGCACATTCGGAGCGGAACGGGTACGCAATGCCGTTCTTGAAATACTGTACCTGCGAAAAGAGAAAACAAGCATCTTCTTCTCGCTGAATACCAACGGTATATCCAAATCCGAATACTTCTCGTAGCTGAATGCCTGACATAATTCACTCGGTAAGTCAGTAATTCATTAAGTCAGTACGACAGACGCTCTGATTTTTTCTCCCGAAAAGCGTAATCCGACATTCGCTTTTCGGGAGTTTTCCGTTTGCACAACCCGTTTCCTGTCCCAAACCATTGAAAGTTTTTGTTTCGGGGGCTATTTGTCACCATTCTGCCGTGTTTTGCATAACAACCTATCCGATAATTGATTATATTTTTGCAGCTGGTAATTTTCAAACTTAAAACCATTTGATTATGTCAGCTATCGAACAACAGGACAGCCACAGACCGCCATCGGATGGCGGCATGGCAAAGGAAGAGTTTATCCGAGTGGGGACAACGCTCTATAAGATTGTGGAGCAGCCCAAACTGAACGGAGGGTATATAAGGAAACGCATCGCATGGAACAACGAGACCCTGCGACAGGATTACGGCAAGGATTACATCGGCAGAGTTCCCAAGTATGACGGCTTCTGCACAGTACCCGAACACATCGGCTACCGTTCCGTGGTCGGCAAGTTCCTTAACCTCTACGAACCGATAGACCACCGACCGCAGGAGGGCGATTTATCGCATATCCAATCTTTGGTACGGCACATCTTCGGGGAACAGTACGAGTTGGGGATGGACTATCTGCAACTGCTCTACCTGCAACCAATTCAGAAGTTGCCTATCCTGCTGTTGGTGTCGGAAGAACGCAACACGGGCAAAAGCACCTTCCTGAACTTTCTGAAAGCCCTTTTTCAGAACAATGTGACTTTCAACACCAACGAGGATTTCCGCAGCCAGTTCAATTCCGACTGGGCTGGCAAGCTCCTTATCGTGGTGGATGAGGTGCTGCTCAACCGCAGGGAGGATAGCGAGCGGTTGAAGAACCTCAGCACCACACTTTCCTATAAGGTGGAAGCCAAAGGCAAAGACCGTGATGAGATTGCGTTCTTCGCCAAATTCGTGCTGTGTTCCAACAACGAGCATCTGCCCGTAATCATAGACGCAGGGGAAACACGCTATTGGGTGCGCAAGATAGACCGCTTGCAGTCCGATGATACCGACTTCCTGCAAAAGCTGAAAGCGGAGATACCCGCCTTTCTCCATTTCCTGCAACACAGAAAACTGTCCACCGAAAAGGAAAGCCGGATGTGGTTCAACCCCACATTGCTGCATACAGAAGCCTTGCAGAAGATTATCCGTAGCAACCGCAATCGGCTGGAGATAGAGATGTCGGAACTGCTGCTTGACATTATGGTTGCAATGGATGTGGATAGCGTTTCATTCTGCCTTAACGACCTTGTCGTACTGCTGGTGCACTCGCAGGTAAAGGCGGAAAAGCACCAAGTGCGTAAGGTGGTGCAGGAGTGCTGGAAACTGACACCTGCACCAAACGGGCTTACCTACACCACCTATCAGGGCAATTACAACAGAAGTTGTCACTATGAGCCGATAAAGAGGGTGGGACGCTTCTACACCGTCACAAGGAAGCAACTCGAATCCCTGTAATACTATCATTTTTCTGTTGAATTGTTGAATATGGGTATAAATACACTGACAATAAACGATATACATTCTCAACAAAATCTCAACAAGCCAAAAGAGAAGTTGAGAGACCACCGACACCCGTTTGTGGATTTCTCTTTTGGCGAGCGGTTTGTTGAGAAGATGTTGAGAGGTTACGAGGCTGTATATAAACATATTACATTGACAATTCATCAAATCAACAAATTTTCATCAACTTCAAAACCGTATGTAATATGACAATCCAAGATGTAAAGCAAATCAAACTGGCAGACTATCTGCAAAGTCTGGGCTATACGCCTGTAAAGCAACAAGGCAGGAATCTGTGGTACAAATCACCGTTACGGGAAGAAACGGACGCATCGTTCAAGGTAAACACCGAGCTTGAAAAATGGTATGACTTCGGCATCGGCAAAGGCGGAAACATCCTCGCATTGGCAGCGGAACTCTACCGTTCGGAAGATGTAGCCTATCTGTTGAGACGCATAGAGGAGCGGACAGCATACATCCGCCCTGCATCGTTCTCTTTTGGCAGACAGCATTCCGACAATCGTACTTATCAGGGATTAAAGGTTGGAGAATTGTCCTCCCCTGCTCTTATAGCCTATCTGCAAGAAAGGGGAATAAACATCGGACTTGCCAAAAGAGAATGCAGGGAGCTTCGGTTTATGAATGCCGACAAACCCTATTTTGCCATCGGCTTTCCGAACATGGCAGGAGGATATGAAGTGCGCAACAGATACTTCAAGGGATGTGTCGCCCCGAAAGATATCACCCATATCCGACAGCAGGGCGGACAACGATGTATGTGTTACCTGTTCGAGGGGTTCATGGATTACCTTTCATTCCTTACCATCCGAGTAGAAAACAATCCGCAACACCCGCGATTGGACACACAGGACTATATCATATTGAACTCCGTTTCCAATCTTGCAAAAGCGGAAAGCATATTGGAGACCTACACCCAAGTCGGCTGTTTCCTTGACAACGACACGGCAGGACGGAACACTTGCAAGAAGCTGAAAGAGAAGTTTGGGGAACGGCTGCTTGACAAGTCAATGTACTATCGTGAGTATAAGGACTTGAACGACTACCTGTGCGGTAAGCCCTTGTCCCAATCGGCAGAGCCGATAAAGGAGAAGAAGCAAGTCCAATCCGCAAGGCGGATGATGCAGCCACCGAAAAAGAAAGGGGGATTTCATCTGTAATGTGCTCGTCTGCTTTCCGAAAGGTATTTAGACAGAAATACCATAGCTCAATAGGGCGTTTTCTTCACGCATTACTCCGTAACGCTAAAAACACCCTATCGAGCCAAAGGGAAATCCCTTTGGAAACCCTGTGCAAACGAGAGCAGAAGCCAAACTCGTTTGGATTATGCCGAGTGCAGCAAGGGTTCATTTGCATAATAAACCCTGTGAGCCGATGCCACAGGCAGAGAGAAGAAACATAACGATAACCGCAAAATAGAAATAAAATGGGATATTTTTCATTGGACATTAAGAAAGCAAAGGGTACATCGGACACCACTCAGTCCGACCATATAGAGAGAAAGATAATACCTAAAAACGCAGACCCGACAAGGACACATCTGAACAGGGTGCTTGTCGAATACCCCGATGGCGTTCACGGCAGGGATGAAGCGATTGCCCACAGACTGAACACGGCAGGCATCAGACGGAAAATCACACACGACCAAGTCCGTGTCGTTCGGGTGGTTTTGTCGGGTACGCACGAGGACATGATGAACATACAGGAAAAAGGAGAACTCGATGAATGGTGCAACGACAGCATCCAATGGCTGCAAGCCACATTCGGCAAAGACAATGTGGTTGCCGCACATCTGCACATGGACGAGAAGACTCCGCACATCCACGCAGCCGTTGTTCCCATCGTGACGGGTGAAAGGCGCAAAGCCAAGAAAGAGCAAACGGACGGTAAGCGCAAGTACCGCAAGAAAACAAATTCCGTCCGCTTGTGTGCCGATGACCTGTTCAACCGCCAGACCTTGGTCGCCTACCACGACAATTACGCAAGGGTGATGGCGAAATACGGATTGCAGCGTGGGGTACGGGGTTCGGAAGCACGGCACACCACCACCATGCAGTATTATAGGGACTTGAAAAAGAAGAATGAAGTCCTCGAAACTGAAACCAGACTGTTGCAGGAGAAGAAAGCCGAGGCGCAGGAGGAACTGAAGCAGGTGAAAGCGGAAATCCGTACCGACAAGCTCAAAAACGCAGCCACCGATACGGCAACCGCCCTTGCAAGCAGTGTGGGCTCTCTTTTCGGAAGTGGAAAGATGAAATCGTTGGAGCGCAGGAACGAGGATTTGCAAGACCGCATCCTTGAACTTGAAAACGAAGCCCGACAACGGGAACGGCAACAAGCCAAGCAGATACAGGAGATAAGAAACGCTTACGAGCAACAGCACCGCAAGCTGTCGGAGTTTGCGGATTTTGTCAGACGCTACTTTCCATATGTGGAGAAGCTGATGCCTATAATAAACTTCCTGCGTGACCGATTGAAGTTCAATGACGGAATAATCAGAAGACTGTGCGAGTTCAAGGAGGTCGGGATAAAAGGCGAACTCTATTCTTCCGAATTTAACCGAAGTTTTGATACCCGACACTCCGTCTGCTCTATCAAACAGGATGAAAACGGTAAATTCGATTTCAAGATAGACGGGGTTTCTCACGTGAACTGGTTCAGAAAGAAGATGAATGAGTTTAGAGAAGCCATCGGAATACCGAAGCCAAGACAGAATAGAAGTATGAAACTGTAAATCAAAAAAATCCGTGATAGTAGAATGGTATATCACGGATTTTTCATACTTTTGTATTGGATTGAGGCTACTCTTTCCAAAACATATTAGAATTAAGAAGAAGCGTTATGCTTATCTTGTACTTGAAAACGTAGGAAATTTTCAATTAGATGCAAGGATAGCATAGTGGTTCTCACGCATATAGCGTGGGCTACTATTGTTACATCTGCATCTATGGTTTCCTACGACCTTCAAGTAAGAGTGTGGCTTTGTAGTTCACGCTTTTTCGTAGGTTGGACTAAAATGTTTATTAAATATAATACAACAAATTATGAAGAAGTTGATTGTATCATTCGCATTTGTTTTAATTGCTTTGACATCGTATGCTCAAAGTAGTTCCGAACACCTTACCTTTAAGGGAATTCCCATTGAGGGAAGTATGACTGAATTTTGTCAGAAGTTAAAAGCTAAAGGATTCACTTCTATTGGCAGTGAAAACAATCTTGCATTGTTTATGGGAGACTTTACAGGTCGTAATGCAACTATAGGTGTAACAGCTACAGATGATGGGAAAAGTGTATTTGCCGTAGCTGTGTTGTTTGACCCAAGTGGTGAATGGAATACGCTTGTTAATACTTATAACTATTATAAAGATTTATACACCCGAAAATATGGCAATCCGACTATTTCAAAAGAGAAGAACCCTGCCCATTCGGATTCCAATACAGCTTTAATGGCAGAAGTTCATCAAGGAACTGTTGTTTGGGGTAGTGCTTGGGAGGTAACAGGAGGAAACATTGAATTATCGATAGAAAAAACTTCTGGTATTTATGAGGGTATGGTAATGATTCGTTATCGTGATTCTCAAAATGTAGAAACTAAAATTCAAAAAGATTTAGAGGATATTTAGTATCCAATGTATGCGACTTATTCAAAATGTATCTGGTACATGAATAAGAAATACAATCCGTTAATTGTCAAATAATAACATAACAGAATTATGAAAAAGCTTTTCGTATTATTCGCTTTAATGGTTATAGCTTTTACATCATATGCTCAAGTCTATAAAATGTATAAGACTCGGAACTATCATAATCAACTTCGCTTAAATACAATGACAGGCGAAGTACAACAAATTCAAGATGATGGTCAGTCTTGGGAAATTTGTAGTGCGAGAGAAATTTTAGGAGATAAAGAAGGACGATTTCGCCTTTATGAAACACAGAATATGTGGACATTCATAATGCTTGATACATATACAGGTAAGAATTGGCAAGTCCAGTTTAGTGTCAAGGGTGAGGATTACATGTTTGCTGCACCAATCAACATATTTTCTCTTGCATATCCTGAGAAGTCGTCAAATTGGACTAATAGATTTCAGATGTTTGCCACTGACAACATGTGGACATTTATATTGTTGGACTCATATAATGGACGACTATGGCAAGTTCAATATAGTACACAAGATTTAGACAACCTATTTTGTATTCCTATAAATAAATACGAATTAGTAGAAAATAACGAAAGGTGTATATTCTCTATTCAGCCACTGACAAGTATGTATCAATACTATCTTATAAACGATAATACAGGTGATATGTGGAAATTTCAGTGGAGTACTAAGGGGGATGATTATAGATGGATTGAAAGATTCAGATAAATATTACTTCCAATATGCAGCCATTGTTCATTTGGGTAATTTGTATAATTGCTATTTCGGTTATTGTAATAGCGATGGTACGAACACGCCTAAAAAACAAATCCAAAGAGCTTGCAGAAAAGCTAAACCATATATCTGCATATAGCGAGAAATCAAATTATGAGCAAGCAAAAGAGAGATTATCGGCTCTTAAGGAGGGGGCGTTTATAGATATTCCCTCAGACTTAAATAATGGCTTTTATGGCAGGGTAATCTCCGCAACGCAAGAAAAAGATTTCATCAATCATTATAAGGTACATTTCCAAGAGGCATATTCACTTCTGAAGAAACTTAAAGCCTTTAACATCACTCCATCAGAAACCATATCCAAATTCATTAACGACTTTGGAAGAATCAACAAACTTGTAAAACAACATAATGATGGTGTTATAACCTTTCTACTTGACACGCACAGGGACTTTTTCGACCATTGCCTAAAATACCCATTAGACAAGCAACAAAGACGCTCAATTGTTTCAGAAGAGGATAATTGTTTAGTAGTCAGCAGTGCAGGTAGTGGTAAAACCTCTTCAATTGTCGGTAAGGTTAAATATCTCACCGAAATCAAGGGTATAGCACCTGAAAGAATTTTACTTATCAGTTATACCAACAAAGCAGCAGCCGAACTAACCGAAAGAATGGCGACCAATGGATTGAAAGGTTACACATTCCATAAGTTAGCCATTGATATTATAGGCAAAACGACAGGTACAAAACCATCTATTTGCGACAATACAGATTCATTGTTTGTAGATATATATCACAAATTGTTAGATAAATCGTCTTTCAAGAAAAGTATAGTGGAATACTTTATTGATTACCAAACGAATGAAGCTGATTGGGAACAACGCAAGAATGAAAGACGGGAGCAATTATCAGGACTAAAGAATGTGCAGCTAAAGGCGATGTTCCCCGATATGGACGGCAGAGCCATATATGTGAGAAGTGAACAAGAACAAAAAATATGTTTTGCTTTGTCCTCGCTGGGAGTGAAATTCAGATATGAAGAACCATACGAACATCAATTAGCAGATGAGATGCACTCACAATATCGTCCCGACTTCTCAATATATTTTAAGCAAGGAGGAGTAACCAAACGCATCTATCTTGAACATTTCGGAGTTGATGAACACGGGCTTGTTCCTGCTTGGTTCGCAAAAGATAAGGGTATAACCTACGAAGAAGCCAATCAGAAATACAATGATGGTATAACTTGGAAGAAAACTGCTCACGAGAAATTTGGCACACAACTTTTAGTAACATCAAGTGCAGATTTCCATTATTCTGATATTAGGGATAAACTCCGTAAACTATTAGCTGAAGCAGGTGTACCAATTCAAGAAAAGACCGATGAGGAGTTATACGATTTAGTACTACCCAAAGGCAGCAAGCAGGAAAAGGCGTTTATACGACTTGTTGTTACTTTCGTTACATTGGTAAAATCAAGTTGTAAATCAGTTAAAGAGGTTTTAAAACAAGCCAAAAATGCAGATGATGAACGAAGTGTGTTTATCATCAAGAATATATTTCAACTTGTATATGAACGCTACATAAATGCGTTAAGCGATAGTAACCAAATTGATTTTACCGATGCTATTCTTCAAGCCACTGAGATATGTTGTACTTCACACCCTGTTGAATATGATTATATCATAGTGGATGAGTTTCAAGATATATCTGTTGACCGTTACAACTTCTTGAAAGTATTGCGAGAGGGTAATCCTCCTGCAAAGTTGTATTGTGTGGGTGATGATTGGCAGTCTATTTATCGTTTTTCGGGAAGTGATATGGCTCTATTCAATCAATTCCCCGAATATTTTGGAGCAACGGAGATAAACAAGATTGAAACTACATACAGGTTTGGAGAGCCTTTGGTTTCTTTATCGTCGAACTTTATACAACGCAATAAAGCCCAAATACAAAAGAATATCCATTCGTTCAGCTCAGAAATGAGAACCGAGTTGGAATTCTATGCTTATGATAGACGAGATTACTGCAATACGATAGGGCAACTTGTGGCTTCTATTCCATCGGATAAATCAATATTCCTATTGGGGCGTTACTCTTTTGATGATTACTACCTCTCTTTTATGTACCAATCAATTAAAGAGGGTAATAGATTCTACTATGTGATAGGAGGACGAAAAATAGAGTTTTTAACCGTACATAAGTCAAAAGGTCTTGAAGCGAATTATGTAATACTCTTACAATGCAATAAAGATACATACGGTTTCCCATCACAGGTGAGTGACGACCCTGTGCTTAACTATGTGCTCACTAAGAGCGACCAATTCCCATACGGAGAAGAAAGAAGATTATTCTATGTTGCAATAACAAGGGCTAAGATAAAAACGCTTGTATTATACGATAAGCGTTTCCCGTCTGTATTTGTGGATGAATTCTTGCACCCCGAAAAGGTGTCAGAAGAAAGCTATGTAAAGCACCCTAACGCCAATAAAAGATGGACAAGAAGTGCAGACCAATTTTTATTGAAACTGCACAATGAAGGTAAGAGTGTCAAATATATTGCAAACAAAATGGGTAGAAGTCAAACTTCGATTGTAATGCGATTAAACAAACTAAAAAAATAGTCGAACTTTTTCTTTGATGTACCTTGTGTACATCGGACTATTCTATTATTTTTGTACACAGAAACGAGTTACTTGAAAGCAATTCAAGGTAGAACGCAGCAGATTGTACCGTTGCCAAGTCATTACCTCAAAAACGGGTAATTATCCCAAAGTCCTTTGTATAAGGTACTAA
The Phocaeicola salanitronis DSM 18170 genome window above contains:
- a CDS encoding site-specific integrase: MARSTFKVLFYVNGSKEKDGIVPIMGRVTINGTVAQFSCKQTIPKTLWDAKGNRAKGKSAEARNVNLALDNIKAQIIKHYQRISDREAYVTAEMVRNAYQGVGSEYETLIKAFDKDCANFLKRVGKDRSIGTYKVMVRARNYVAAFIKSFYRRTDMSMLELTPDFIKEFAAYLTAERGLKNATIWLNCMWLKGVVMRAHYNGLIPRNPFAQFHISPNVKEREYLTEDEIKRIMAHEFDNPTLALVRDLFIFACFTALSFVDMKELTTDEIVEVNGEKWILSKRHKTNVPFQVKLLDIPLQIIERYKYLSEDKLVFGKINYWTMCKQLKKVMAECGIEKQISYHCARHTFGTLALSKGMPIESVSRVLGHTNIVTTQIYAKITTQKLDNDLTMFGNKLNASFGSVTP
- a CDS encoding toprim domain-containing protein, translating into MTIQDVKQIKLADYLQSLGYTPVKQQGRNLWYKSPLREETDASFKVNTELEKWYDFGIGKGGNILALAAELYRSEDVAYLLRRIEERTAYIRPASFSFGRQHSDNRTYQGLKVGELSSPALIAYLQERGINIGLAKRECRELRFMNADKPYFAIGFPNMAGGYEVRNRYFKGCVAPKDITHIRQQGGQRCMCYLFEGFMDYLSFLTIRVENNPQHPRLDTQDYIILNSVSNLAKAESILETYTQVGCFLDNDTAGRNTCKKLKEKFGERLLDKSMYYREYKDLNDYLCGKPLSQSAEPIKEKKQVQSARRMMQPPKKKGGFHL
- the mobV gene encoding MobV family relaxase, producing the protein MGYFSLDIKKAKGTSDTTQSDHIERKIIPKNADPTRTHLNRVLVEYPDGVHGRDEAIAHRLNTAGIRRKITHDQVRVVRVVLSGTHEDMMNIQEKGELDEWCNDSIQWLQATFGKDNVVAAHLHMDEKTPHIHAAVVPIVTGERRKAKKEQTDGKRKYRKKTNSVRLCADDLFNRQTLVAYHDNYARVMAKYGLQRGVRGSEARHTTTMQYYRDLKKKNEVLETETRLLQEKKAEAQEELKQVKAEIRTDKLKNAATDTATALASSVGSLFGSGKMKSLERRNEDLQDRILELENEARQRERQQAKQIQEIRNAYEQQHRKLSEFADFVRRYFPYVEKLMPIINFLRDRLKFNDGIIRRLCEFKEVGIKGELYSSEFNRSFDTRHSVCSIKQDENGKFDFKIDGVSHVNWFRKKMNEFREAIGIPKPRQNRSMKL
- a CDS encoding metallophosphoesterase family protein gives rise to the protein MGKIQILQISDIHWLSIPDAIDDYSLMRREFLEDIESFCKNGNGNFDHLLICGDIAFSGEKDQYTKAQTYIENICTKIKLKKSEVYVVPGNHDKQRNAGKPALRNLIQSGLACESANDKMFYDLMKGDIETFRDLFVPFKEYRDFSAGYDSVEMMMDKCIERKEIDADNDHTYWEAIISDNLDGYQVHLYGFNTSLSCDQYDWDDWETKRNGHKMFLPKFAYNGFHKKKGKHIYISMMHHPTKYLANGSKIEEEFDKFFQLQFYGHVHISNAFQNADKSTVRVFSGAMQPPGALDKKDCQYCPVFNIVELSINKNMDGRDFLHMNLRVNRWNDATKKFEDDKKASKEFDIEINANPSRWENAPAPVLPKLPDGVTIRDIRVKFVSRLDTKRIINSVYHGFFDETQTSHTNNVNFLKKINEDNKWIELWNKMK
- a CDS encoding primase-helicase family protein, with the translated sequence MSAIEQQDSHRPPSDGGMAKEEFIRVGTTLYKIVEQPKLNGGYIRKRIAWNNETLRQDYGKDYIGRVPKYDGFCTVPEHIGYRSVVGKFLNLYEPIDHRPQEGDLSHIQSLVRHIFGEQYELGMDYLQLLYLQPIQKLPILLLVSEERNTGKSTFLNFLKALFQNNVTFNTNEDFRSQFNSDWAGKLLIVVDEVLLNRREDSERLKNLSTTLSYKVEAKGKDRDEIAFFAKFVLCSNNEHLPVIIDAGETRYWVRKIDRLQSDDTDFLQKLKAEIPAFLHFLQHRKLSTEKESRMWFNPTLLHTEALQKIIRSNRNRLEIEMSELLLDIMVAMDVDSVSFCLNDLVVLLVHSQVKAEKHQVRKVVQECWKLTPAPNGLTYTTYQGNYNRSCHYEPIKRVGRFYTVTRKQLESL